Genomic window (Deltaproteobacteria bacterium):
ATTTCAAGTGATGCGCAATCCAAATTAGATTTGCATCTAAAAACTCATGGAATGAGTGGCCTCGCATGGATTGAGCAAGGACTCCTATCAGCAAAGAAGGACGAGTGTCCTTTCTGTAGTCAGCCCCTTACAGGATCGGAACTGATCGAGATCTATAGGTCGATCTTGAATAAAGAATACAAGAGCTATCGTTCTGAGCTGGCATTTCTTACTTCCAAGTATTCCAAGCAGGAGCAAACTCGCATTGCGGAAAAGATAAAGTCCGACATTAAAACTAATCAAGCCATGCAACAGTTTTGGTCGAGTTTTATTAATGTAGAAGGACTAAATCAGTCTATTGCTGACGATGTTATTACCCAATTAAATGAAACTATGACAGGCATTGAATATCTAATCCAAAAAAAGCTTTCTGCAAAGGACAGTCAGGTCACTGAGCAGGAAGTTGCGCAAATTCGGGAGGGGTCTTATAAACAAATTACCGAAAAGATTGATGGGTATAATTCTGAGATTGTAAGAATCAATACATTGATTGAAGTTTTAAAGGCGCAGAGTTCAACTTCGAATCTAAAAGAAAAAAAAGCGCAGTTGCTGAAACTCTTAAACACACCTATTAGGCACAGCACTATCGTTAAAGAACTTTGCGACAAAGTTCTTATTCTTCAGAAGGAAAAACTGACCTTTGAGAATGAGAAAGAACAGGCTCGGATCGAGCTAGATAAGTATGCTAAGGGTATTTTTGAAAAGTACCAGAGTTCGATAAATGCTTTGCTTTCAGACTTTGGAGCAACTTTCACCATTGCAGATAAAAAAGAAAATTATTCTGGCGGAAAACCAAGTACGACGTACAAGCTTTGCATAAACGGAACTAAATTTGATCTTGAGGATTCAACAAATGACGAATCAAAACCTAGCTTCAAGAATACGCTTAGTGAAGGAGAAAAATCTACGTTGGCATTTTGTTACTTTCTTTCCAAACTACGCGACGACAGCAATATAGGTGAAAAGGTCATTCTCTTTGATGACCCACTTTCAAGTTTCGACCTGTTCCGACGGGAGAAAACGGAGCAAGCGATTACTGAACTGGCTTCAAAAGCAAAGCAAGTAATCGTATTTTCACATGATCGATTTTTTTTAAGATTAATCTGGGACTCAACCCAAGATATTAAAGCAAAGTGTTTTAACCTTTATCGAAAAGGTGAAGGAACATCAATGGCACTTTGGGATATCGAGAAAGAAACTCGAAGTCGATATTTGCAGGATTACCATAGTCTTGTGGAATACCTCGAGAATGGTGTCCCGAATGGTAGCGAATCTGCAATGAGAGATGTCGCAAGGTGTATTCGCCCCTTAATCGAATACAATCTACATCTTAGATTTCCAAAGGATTTTAAAGAAAATGAATGGCTGGGTAATTGTATTGAGAGTGTTCGCAATTCGACTGAAAATTCAGGGATTGCGTCACTAAAACCTCAACTTAATATGTTGAGTTCAGTTAATGATTTTTCTAAGCGGTTTCATCACAGAGATAATAGAAACAGCGAAACTGAGCCAATTAACGATTCTGAGTTACGACAATTTGTTAAACAGGGCTTTCAAATTATTTCTGGCATAGCATTGGCACATCTCTCCTAGATATTTTAGGGCCGAATTTAATATTTATCTTTTTTACGTTTCTGTCTGACTCGAAAGAGAGAGCCGCAGGACTTGGAGCACCACTTCCTATTGGGAGGGCCAATAAAAAACTTTTGGCAGTCTTTCATCTCACATCGTTTTAAATTCTTGAGTGCACCGATAGCCAATAAATGAGTAATGCCATAAGCCGACTGAAGCTCAGGATCAACCATTATTGACTCAGAATTTGCAATGTATCGCCAATAAGGAAGACCCTCTTTTGAATGCATTAGAATATGATGGTAGCGAATGTGCGATAATCTATGATTTAGATGTTTGACGACTTTTTCGGTGATGCCGTCATTTACGAATATCTCGAACCAGTCGTGAATAATGATTTTAAAATATTCGTCGTAGGTCAATTTTCTGCTTTTTGTTTCCTCGTCTATGACGGCTTCGTTCGCTGCTTTGAGTAAATTTTTAACATCATCCGTTCCCCAACCAATCAGTTGACCTTCTTTATACAGCAAAAATGGACCTTTTTCTTCATGTTGCGCTTTTTTCAAAATTTAGCCCCCTTGAAGGTGTTACGCATTTTATGGTTGTATCGTGTAACAAACTTTAAAAGAATAAAGAAGGAGAATTTTGAGTGATGTTATCAATAGTTAATGGTGAACGCCGCGAGCCTGAAAAAGGCTTATTAGGTAGCTGTATTGGATGTGGGCAGCCAATGATCCCAAAATGTGGTCCCATCAAAATTTGGCATTGGGCGCATAAGTCAGATTGCGAGTGTGACCATTGGTGGGAAAATGAAACTGAATGGCATCGTGCTTGGAAAAATAATTTTCCTACTGAATGGCAAGAAATACGTCATAAAGCTGACAATGGTGAGTGGCATATCGCCGACGTAAAAACCGCCCAAGAAAATATAATAGAGTTTCAACATTCGTTTTTAAATGCTGAGGAACGACAAGCTCGAAATAAGTTTTACAGCAGTAATTTGGTTTGGGTTGTAGATGGATTAATGCGAAAAAAAGACCGACTACAGTTTGAGATCATTTTGAAAAATGCGAATCAAATAACCCAGAATTTCCCTTTAATACGTCTTCCATCTGTTTTTGATGAATGCTCACTTTTGAAAGAATGGTCTGAATGCAACGGGCCTGTATTTTTCGATTTTGGTGTTGAATTACCGCTATGGTGTCTTTTGCCTAAAAGTTCCAAGTCTGCGCTCTATGTCGGGCCTTTTTCACGTCAGACTTTTGTTGAACTTCACAATGGCAAGTTAACGAATAGCGGACAAACTTTCTCAGATTTAATGAAGGTTCTGAATGATTTAGTATTTGCGTATGAAAATCCCAAGCAAGCTATTGTTCGGCAAAATCGAGTACAGCACATTCAGCAGCCAGTTATGCAAAGACAAATAGTGATCCCTCAAAATCCAACTAGAAAACAATTGTACTATCTAAATCGGACACCGCGACGTGGCAGGTTTTAAGGATGAGAATATGGGAGTCTTGAACCTAAACTCAAAAACTCCCGTCGCTAATCTTTCAAAAATATTGAATCATCGAAATCGTTTTGCCTCTTCCGGAAAAACAGAGATAGGCTTCCAGTCGATCTTAATAACCTTTTTGGACGCTTTCTGAATCTGATTCCAACAAGCACGAGACGAACAGTCTTCCATTTTGGAAAAGCTGATTCCCAAATCCAGTAATGCAGCTGCGATGATAAGTTTGATAATAATGTTGTACATAGTTACTCCTATTTTTTGGCTAAAGCTTTGATCATGATTAAAATTGAATGCAGGGCCGAGTCGTCCAGCAGTTCAAGCAGACTTGTGATTTCAGTAATTACTTCGTCAGCGATCAGGTCGGCGCGAACGATTTTATCAAAATCCTGCCGCTTATAACCGAGTGAACGTAAAATCTGATCAATTCTATTATCAGTTAAATCCGTTCGACCTGCTTCAATAAGACCGAAAGTGCATTCTTTGAATCCGCAAAGTTCAGAGGCTTTGTATTGAGAAACTCCACGCCTCTTTCGCAAAATGCGAATTGCACGGACTTCTTTGGTAACGATTTTATAAAGATTGCGTCTTGGTTTTCGCGATAGCGTTCTTTCAAGATTGTAGGCATCAATTTGAGCGAGAGCCTTTTCGGGGGAATTTTCGATCTTGTGAAATTCGTCCCACTCCATTCCCATTTTTCTAACTAGTCGCCTAATGCGATCTTCGGTGTAGTTACAACGACCATTCTCAAGCTGCTCAAGAGCTCTGACTGAGCACGAACATCGTTCGGCAGCCTGCCGACGGTTCAAACCCAACGACAGTCTTGCGGCCTTAAAGGCCAACAAGGTCTTCGTTACTTTTTTAGTGGATGAGCGTTTCGTTTCATCTTCTTGCATCTGACACTCCTTTCAAGAGTTCGTTACAAGAAGCAGTTTGTTTTTACTAAAAATGTGGATATGGTTCTACAGCGAGCTGGCTAAAAATAGCAATTTTGCCAGCGATCTAGTACGAGTGAAATTCAATACTTAACGTCCATCCTGCTATTCAGTCATAGCAACATCTGACACAAGTACCAAAAGCCAAACGCAAGCCATTCATAAGCCAATTCGAGGCTGTGAACGACAGTTCTAGGCAGGTTTCAAAAGCGAAGCTTTGCCCCTTTTGATGTCTCTAAGGCTTTAATTTGTTTTTATTTTTTATAATTTTCTCAGAAACTCAATCTTCCTTGATCGGAAAATTGGAGGTGGGTGAGGGCTTCGCACCCCCGTAACAGCTTTTGCAGAGCCGTGCCTAACTCCTCGGCCAACCCACCCGTATGTATTTTTTCTTGAAAAAAAACTTGGTTAAAAAATATCTTTAAAATTAATTGGAGTCAATTTTTTATATTTTTAGTTCCAGGAATGCCTGCCATGTATATTCTAAAGACTCAACCATTTCTTGATCTTCGACATGATCCTTTCCGTGAAGAATGGCCAGAGTTTTGGCAATTTCTATCGACGCGCGAAGTCTTCTAAATGAATTTAACTCTGAATCAAGACGATACGTTAAGGCCTCCGAAAGACTCTCCTTATTAAAGACTATTTGTTCTCTTTGTCTTTCGAGGGACTCATTGTTCTTCCTTTTTCCGTCAATTTTCTCCTTTAGGCTTTCCAAGGAAACATTGAAAGAATCTTTTTTTTGTGGTTTTAGGAAATATAAAATTTCAAACCTGTCCAACATGGGGCCAGAAAGTTTTTCTCGGTACTTATGGCATCTAGCTCCGGAATAATTACATTCTACCAGCTCTCCTGGAAGCCATTGCCCACAGGGGCACAAGTTGGTTGTTGCTATCAGTTGGAAATCTGATGGGTAGGTATGAAATTTTCTACCGCGAACTAGATGAACCTCTTTAGTTTGAATTGGCTCCCGCAGAGCCTCTTGGCATTTGCCATCAAACTCTAACATTTCATCAAGTAATAATATTCCCCCGTGCGCCCTCGTGACCTCTCCGGGTGAGCATTGGGCGCCACCTCCGATGAGGGCCAAATGGGAAATGGAATGATGTGGTTTTACAAAGGGACGCCAAAATTCATTTCCATGATGATGAAAGTATTTTTTATAATGAGTGTACACAGAGGGGGTCGGCTCTGATGATAGATAATTTAGTGCTTCTGCCAAGGTGCTTTTCCCCAGACCTCGTGGTCCCATTAATAATAACGAGTGCCTTCCCATAGTTACAAGCTCTAAAAGCTTAGCTTCTTCTTGGGAAAATTTTAATTTTTTAAATTCCTGCTGGTTTTTTAAATTAATTTCAATTTTTCTTTTTTTAAAAAACGCTTTATTCTGATTGCCTAACACTCCAGAAGAAGAATTCATCTCTGGAATTCCCTTATTAATTGAATCCAAGTTTTTTAAATCTTTAAGTTGTTTTAATTGAAAATGATTTTTAGCTCGCAGAGGGGAGTCGATCTCTCCGGAGAAAAATTTATTTTTGCTTACATTAATATTATCTAATAACAAGTTATCTAAAACGGTATCCTCTAGTTGAAAGACTTCACCACTTAAACCCAACTCACCAAAGGCAAAGATATCATTTTCAAAACCTGGTAGAATTTGATTGGTTTTAGTCAGAATTCCTAGTGCCATGGGCAAATCCAAACCTGGAGATTTTTTTTTAAAATCTCCGCCTCGAATATTAATAATAATTTGTTTTGCCTTTGGGAATTCAAAGTTTTGACTTCTCATTGCAGACTTAATTTTGATTGAGCTTTCTTTAACCGCCTGATCAGGCAATCCTAAAATATGAATCAGAGGTAAACCAGGAATTAAGCTCACTTCAATTTCAACCTGGACCCAATTGTTAAAGTGCTGACAAAAACCAAATATTTTCATAGCTTCTTGGTGTCAGCAAATGAGAGTCCTAGGTTGGACTTAATTTATAAAAAGAGAATAAAATAGAAAAACAAACTACGGACTAATTTTCAATTTCAGGTTCTTTTTTAAGATCTCTTACCTCTGACTTCACTTCAGATAAAGGATGATGCTCATCAATAACCTGAGCGATGTTTTTAGTGGTGACACTCGTGTAAACTTGGGTGGTTTGAATGCTTGCATGACCCAACAACATTTGAATAGACCTCAAATCAGCACCACCTTCTAACAAAGCTGTCGCACAACCGTGGCGAAATCGATGGGGATTAACGGTCTCTGGAAAGCCTGCTTTCTGAGACCAACTGTCTAACCAACGCCAAACATCGACTCTTGAAGGGCGATTTCCCCTATCATTGATTAAAATAGCTGGAGTGGCTTCCCCTACTAAATGTTGTCGCACTTCTCGCAAGTAATAATTTAAACTTTCATTTAAAGTATCCGTCAAAGGAACCAATCTTTCTTTATTAGCCTTTCCTAGAATTTTAACCCAACGATCGGTCGGATTAAAATCATTGACGTTCAATCCAATAAGTTCTGTCACCCGACAACCCAGTCCATATAAAAGTAAAAGTGTGATTTTATTTCTAGAGGTTTTATTTGGATCCGAAACAACACAGGAATCAAACAATTTTTGAAATTCATCTTGATTTAATGACTTAGGCAAAGACAATTTTATTTTAGGTGGTTTTAATTCTCTCAACTCTGGGGCCTTCACTCCACGAGACTCACAAAATCGAAAATAGGTTCTTAAGGAAGAAATAACCCTGGCTTGTGACCGCGGAGATAAATTTTCTTTTTTCATGAATTCATAGAAATCAACAACCTGAGCCGTTGGACTCTGTATTTTAAACTTGATCCACAACTCTAGGTCTCGTCGATAGGCCATCACTGTATTTTGAGACCGACCCCTCACGTTCTGCAACTCATCAAAAAATTCAACCCATAAATTTAATTCCATGGCACATTAAAGATTTTTTTTTTTTGAATGTCAAACACTCAGAGCATCACTGAGTCATGATCACTGAATGTACACACCCATGTCATTACATGAAACTGTTCCACCATTGAATATCACTTGCATAGGAACTAACATTCCTGCAATTCGATCCACTTGCCCATCACCGTTTGGATCTTCAACAATGGCATTTCTTAATTGAAAAACAATTCTAAAGGCGCCCTGTGTTTGTATGGCTTCAAATTGAGGCAATTCAAAACTACCCACGCTCATCATTCCTGGCTGGATGAGATTTAGATTGTACTGTCCTGAAGGTATCTGACATGGACCTGCTATCACACCTGCAGCACTTTGGGCTCCAGCAATGGTCAAACCGCCTCGAACTGAAATCATTCCTGAATAGGTCTTTTGTGGATTCCAACCCATGGAGAGAGCTTGCTGAATTTTACTTGTCTCTCCCAACAGTTGCCAGTTAATAGTTACCGGAAAAGTACTTGTCCCTTGAGAAACGGCTTGTAGCAAAGGAGTTTGTGGAAAATTACATTGAACGCAAGTACCTGGCACAATTTGGTTTTGATTATAGTAACTTGGGTTCGCGGGTGAGGCGACCAGCTCATTTGAAGAATTATTCTTTTGACAGGCGGCAAAAAATATTAATGAAAATAACACGGTAAAAAAATATCTAAAGTAATACTTTAAGTATTTTAATCTTGTTTGAAGTTTAAATTTTTTCATATATTCTCCTAAATTTATTTTTTTCTTTATAAACATATTCTATAAATTGAAGGCCTTCTTCTTGGACATTCCACTAAATGTTCCAAGCTTTCGATATCCTTCTGCCTCTGTGGGATACAGACCACTTTTATTGATCACATCGGTAGACCTGCAGTTATAAGGCCCTATATAGATAAACCAACATTTTCTGTCACTACTTTCTATCGCCATGGACTGAGCAAAGTTTTTAAAATATATAGAACCTCCAACATAGCTACCACCTTGCCCATCACCTTGGTCAACCGTGCTATCAATAACTAATACAATCGAACCAAGGGAGTCTTGAAAAAATCCAGAAAAGACAACCTTACCTCCGCTGTTATACCAATAATTATATTGAGACTCCAAAACACCATTATCTAAACCATGACTGAATGTGGAATTAACTCCAGAGCCCACATCAAAGGATCCTTGAAATGTTTGCCCATTATCAACATAGGATATTTTTATATTTCCGTAGTAATGAAAGCCTCCAGCATTATTTAAATTAACCGTTAGTTTAAAATCCTTCGGACTGTTCAAAGGATGGGTTCCTACATAGGAATTAAACAAAGAAAAACTTGTTGGCACAAAGGTCACAACATCTCCGGCACTTGCAGCTAGACTTCCCGTGGTGCCTGTTCCACTTCCGGCGGGACCACCCGTATTTGGATCTGCCACAACTGGCGCCACAACTGGCGCTGGTGGGGCCGCTATATCCACCGGATCACTCTTTTTAGAAGAGCACCCTATTCCAAGCAGGATCGCAATAAGTAAAAAAACACCGTTTACGTTTTTCATATAGTTTCCTTCTTTTTTGAAGGCTCCTTTTACCTTTACGTATTGCGAAGCTCATACCAATTTCTAAAATGAGGATAAGTTATTAATAGATTTTGATTTTTTTGATAAGTCTCAAGGTGAGACAGCTGTTCAGAAACGGAGATTGAATGAAAGGTGACGCAAAATTGTCAGTCTTGTCTCAAATCAAAACACTTTGTTCTAGACACTTTGTTCTATGGCCGTGACATCTCTGCCAATGTCCATGCGGCTAAGCTGCCAATCCCATCCTCACTCAATAGGGTCTCCACTTCAGGCCTTAGTTCTTCTATCCTTTGATTGGCAATAACAATAAGAGCATTTCTTTTTAAGCCAAAGGCTTTAGATCTTGAAAGGGCTGTCGTTTTAAATTTTTCCTTTAATAACTCAGCTGAAGCTTCTAAAATAAATCTCAAATCGCTGGCTAACAAATCATTTGTCTTAATGGGTATCCCTACTTTTTGATTCCAAGGACAAACCGTTTGACAAATATCACATCCAAAAAAATGATCACCGATCTTATTTTTGATCTCGTCAGGAGGTATGGATTTTGATTCAATCGTCCAATAAGAAATACATCTCTTTGCATCTAAAGTTCGATTCTCCTGAATTGCTGATGTGGGACAGGCCTCGATACACCTATTACATTTCCCACAAAAATCATGAAGGGGCGTTGGGACCTCTGACTTTAAATAAAGACTTGAAAGGATATTTCCAATTAAAAAAAAGGAACCTCGCTTGGGATGAATAAGGCATGAGTTTTTACCAATCCACCCCAATCCATTCTGATAAGCAAAATCTCGCTCAAGTATTGGAAAACTGTCCGTTGTGGCCCTAAAAAATTCATTCGGAAAAAATACTTGAAGCTCCCTGATGAGAGCCTCGAGTTTCTCCAGCAGCCAAACATGATAGTCCTCATCCTGGGCATAGTGTGCGATCTTCAAAGAAGAGATCTTTAAAGAAGAGTTTAATGGGGTGTCTTTATTTTTTTGACTTAAAACCCGATAGGGATGAGTTAAAGAAAAAATAGATTTAATCTGAGGATTAATCTCTTGCAGGTTTTGCTTTATTTGCAGGTGCTTTTGCAAATAAAGCATCTCCCCATGATAACCTTTCTCAAGCCATTGTTTATACTTTTCATAGTTCAATGGCCGAGTCACCGCAGAGTAGCCACAGCTGCTAAAGCCAAGATCCAGAATCTTATCTTTTAGAAATAATAAATCTTCTGGTAACCTTACCTCACCTATCATGACTAAAAAACCTTGTATTCAATATTTTAGTGTGTGTTTGAAAAGTCTTAGAGAATTATCTCCATTAAGAGATAAATTAGCAAAGTAAATGCAAATCCTGAAGAAATCACACCTTTGACCGTTGTCAATGGACCCAACTTTCCTTTGAACACATTCAATTCAATACCTGCCCAAAGAAGAAGTAAAACCACCCAGTAAATTATAACCTTATCCATATTCATCTGTATGGGCAAATGAGCGGCTCCAAGCATATAAAACAACATGGGAATAGAAAATAATGTATTGGTTCGCGAAGCGAGTAAGGCCTTTGCCCCAGCGCTTGCAACCGCCGGGTTTGCAGGCTTTCCCTCGGCTACGTCTTTAGCATTCTGAATCACAATTTTTTGATTAGGCCAAATAATAAACCAAACATTAAACCACATAGTGATTCCAAATAAACTTCCTGTCAGGATCTTAACGCCCCAATCCCCAGAAAGACTAAATCCTGTTGAGCTTGCTGTATGAAGCATTAACAAGCCAGTCACCAAAGTCCACATGGCACCCCAACGAAACCACCACAGGGCGATTGGCAAAAGTTTTTGCTGAACCTGAGATTTGGCAGGAGCATCCGTTTGATTCATAAATGCACCTTGAGTGAAATTAAAATAATAAAGATGACCAATCCAAAGTATTCCAAAAAACAGATGTAACCATTTTAGTATAAAATGTACCCCTGACATATTCAATATTGCTAAATCCATTCGCGCCACCTTTCTATAATGAAAAACCTAATTGAAAGGTGACGATATATAAAGATCATATATTGATCAAGCCATAAAATAATAAATCAAGGAAACCTAATTACAGTAATCTGTCATAC
Coding sequences:
- a CDS encoding AAA family ATPase — translated: MFDKIIEIKNIGKFTSFAAAGDLKFGVFNLIYADNGTGKTTLSSTVRSLSSNNPKIVVGRKTLGNDDVQSAKLLISNAMVEFKNNSWTKCEQKFEIFDSQFIVDNVFSGNIVDHDHRRNLHKFVVGEKGVAIAHKIESLDAEIRRTTSEASGFNKEVSKAILGALSFIDFLALPENNNASTLASELEREIQSLEKSEQIRTSQLLSRLSLHLDFKKLEEVLTKTFESISSDAQSKLDLHLKTHGMSGLAWIEQGLLSAKKDECPFCSQPLTGSELIEIYRSILNKEYKSYRSELAFLTSKYSKQEQTRIAEKIKSDIKTNQAMQQFWSSFINVEGLNQSIADDVITQLNETMTGIEYLIQKKLSAKDSQVTEQEVAQIREGSYKQITEKIDGYNSEIVRINTLIEVLKAQSSTSNLKEKKAQLLKLLNTPIRHSTIVKELCDKVLILQKEKLTFENEKEQARIELDKYAKGIFEKYQSSINALLSDFGATFTIADKKENYSGGKPSTTYKLCINGTKFDLEDSTNDESKPSFKNTLSEGEKSTLAFCYFLSKLRDDSNIGEKVILFDDPLSSFDLFRREKTEQAITELASKAKQVIVFSHDRFFLRLIWDSTQDIKAKCFNLYRKGEGTSMALWDIEKETRSRYLQDYHSLVEYLENGVPNGSESAMRDVARCIRPLIEYNLHLRFPKDFKENEWLGNCIESVRNSTENSGIASLKPQLNMLSSVNDFSKRFHHRDNRNSETEPINDSELRQFVKQGFQIISGIALAHLS
- a CDS encoding CGNR zinc finger domain-containing protein, coding for MKKAQHEEKGPFLLYKEGQLIGWGTDDVKNLLKAANEAVIDEETKSRKLTYDEYFKIIIHDWFEIFVNDGITEKVVKHLNHRLSHIRYHHILMHSKEGLPYWRYIANSESIMVDPELQSAYGITHLLAIGALKNLKRCEMKDCQKFFIGPPNRKWCSKSCGSLFRVRQKRKKDKY
- a CDS encoding helix-turn-helix transcriptional regulator, producing MQEDETKRSSTKKVTKTLLAFKAARLSLGLNRRQAAERCSCSVRALEQLENGRCNYTEDRIRRLVRKMGMEWDEFHKIENSPEKALAQIDAYNLERTLSRKPRRNLYKIVTKEVRAIRILRKRRGVSQYKASELCGFKECTFGLIEAGRTDLTDNRIDQILRSLGYKRQDFDKIVRADLIADEVITEITSLLELLDDSALHSILIMIKALAKK
- a CDS encoding ATP-binding protein; its protein translation is MKIFGFCQHFNNWVQVEIEVSLIPGLPLIHILGLPDQAVKESSIKIKSAMRSQNFEFPKAKQIIINIRGGDFKKKSPGLDLPMALGILTKTNQILPGFENDIFAFGELGLSGEVFQLEDTVLDNLLLDNINVSKNKFFSGEIDSPLRAKNHFQLKQLKDLKNLDSINKGIPEMNSSSGVLGNQNKAFFKKRKIEINLKNQQEFKKLKFSQEEAKLLELVTMGRHSLLLMGPRGLGKSTLAEALNYLSSEPTPSVYTHYKKYFHHHGNEFWRPFVKPHHSISHLALIGGGAQCSPGEVTRAHGGILLLDEMLEFDGKCQEALREPIQTKEVHLVRGRKFHTYPSDFQLIATTNLCPCGQWLPGELVECNYSGARCHKYREKLSGPMLDRFEILYFLKPQKKDSFNVSLESLKEKIDGKRKNNESLERQREQIVFNKESLSEALTYRLDSELNSFRRLRASIEIAKTLAILHGKDHVEDQEMVESLEYTWQAFLELKI
- a CDS encoding tyrosine-type recombinase/integrase, which produces MELNLWVEFFDELQNVRGRSQNTVMAYRRDLELWIKFKIQSPTAQVVDFYEFMKKENLSPRSQARVISSLRTYFRFCESRGVKAPELRELKPPKIKLSLPKSLNQDEFQKLFDSCVVSDPNKTSRNKITLLLLYGLGCRVTELIGLNVNDFNPTDRWVKILGKANKERLVPLTDTLNESLNYYLREVRQHLVGEATPAILINDRGNRPSRVDVWRWLDSWSQKAGFPETVNPHRFRHGCATALLEGGADLRSIQMLLGHASIQTTQVYTSVTTKNIAQVIDEHHPLSEVKSEVRDLKKEPEIEN
- the queG gene encoding tRNA epoxyqueuosine(34) reductase QueG; translation: MIGEVRLPEDLLFLKDKILDLGFSSCGYSAVTRPLNYEKYKQWLEKGYHGEMLYLQKHLQIKQNLQEINPQIKSIFSLTHPYRVLSQKNKDTPLNSSLKISSLKIAHYAQDEDYHVWLLEKLEALIRELQVFFPNEFFRATTDSFPILERDFAYQNGLGWIGKNSCLIHPKRGSFFLIGNILSSLYLKSEVPTPLHDFCGKCNRCIEACPTSAIQENRTLDAKRCISYWTIESKSIPPDEIKNKIGDHFFGCDICQTVCPWNQKVGIPIKTNDLLASDLRFILEASAELLKEKFKTTALSRSKAFGLKRNALIVIANQRIEELRPEVETLLSEDGIGSLAAWTLAEMSRP
- a CDS encoding urate hydroxylase PuuD, encoding MDLAILNMSGVHFILKWLHLFFGILWIGHLYYFNFTQGAFMNQTDAPAKSQVQQKLLPIALWWFRWGAMWTLVTGLLMLHTASSTGFSLSGDWGVKILTGSLFGITMWFNVWFIIWPNQKIVIQNAKDVAEGKPANPAVASAGAKALLASRTNTLFSIPMLFYMLGAAHLPIQMNMDKVIIYWVVLLLLWAGIELNVFKGKLGPLTTVKGVISSGFAFTLLIYLLMEIIL